A genomic region of Caulobacter vibrioides contains the following coding sequences:
- a CDS encoding histone deacetylase family protein: MSMPPPIVHHPAFRAEMPEGHRFPMDKFSRLAAALEAERVAGPDGFARPEPVDVETLRLVHSEDYVRGVIELSLPPDIVRRIGMPNTESVATRARAATGGTLLAARLALAHGVACNTAGGSHHAAADAGAGFCVFNDVAVAARRLLAEGLVGQVLVVDLDVHQGDGTARIFENDPSVFTFSMHAEKNFPHRKAVSDLDVELPDGTDNATYLAKLEDVLPALLSRVRPDIVFFNAGVDPHADDKLGRLALTDEGLARREAYVLGACLSSEIPVVGVIGGGYDVDIDRLAARHAILHRTAKSLCSL; encoded by the coding sequence ATGTCCATGCCGCCCCCGATCGTTCACCACCCCGCCTTTCGCGCCGAGATGCCTGAGGGCCATCGCTTTCCGATGGATAAGTTCTCGCGCCTGGCCGCCGCGCTGGAGGCCGAGCGGGTGGCCGGGCCCGATGGCTTTGCGCGGCCCGAGCCGGTGGATGTCGAGACGCTGCGCCTTGTGCATTCCGAAGATTATGTGCGCGGTGTGATCGAGCTTAGCCTGCCGCCCGATATCGTCCGCCGGATCGGCATGCCCAATACCGAAAGCGTCGCGACCCGGGCGCGGGCGGCGACGGGCGGGACGCTGCTGGCGGCGCGTCTGGCGTTGGCGCACGGGGTGGCCTGCAACACGGCCGGGGGCAGCCACCATGCGGCGGCCGACGCCGGGGCCGGGTTCTGCGTGTTCAATGACGTGGCGGTGGCGGCGCGGCGGCTGCTGGCCGAAGGCCTGGTCGGGCAGGTCCTGGTGGTCGACCTGGATGTGCATCAGGGCGATGGCACGGCGCGGATCTTCGAGAACGATCCCAGCGTCTTCACCTTCTCGATGCACGCCGAGAAGAACTTCCCGCATCGCAAGGCCGTCAGCGACCTTGATGTCGAGCTCCCAGACGGGACCGACAATGCGACCTATCTGGCCAAGCTCGAGGATGTTTTGCCCGCCCTGTTGTCGCGCGTGAGGCCCGACATCGTCTTCTTCAACGCGGGCGTCGATCCGCATGCAGACGACAAGCTCGGGCGCCTGGCGCTGACCGATGAGGGCCTGGCGCGGCGAGAGGCCTATGTCCTGGGCGCTTGTCTTTCCTCGGAAATCCCCGTGGTCGGGGTCATTGGCGGCGGCTATGACGTCGATATCGATCGTCTGGCGGCGCGCCACGCCATCCTGCATCGGACGGCGAAAAGTCTTTGTTCTTTATAG
- a CDS encoding acyl-CoA thioesterase, producing MQTTENLADILDLEPIEVNLFRGVSPNDGFPRIFGGLVIAQALLAAYRTVPDRICHSLHAYFIRPGDVTAPVLYEVERARDGGTFTTRRVAAIQHGEQIFNLAASFQTPEEGFEHQSEMPDSVDPESLPTEADFLRSLGDQIHPKMVAIAERPRPVDIRWIDPQNPIAPVKKSGTKQVWMRAKAPLGDDVKMQQAALAYASDMAFMESALRPHGLIWTTPGIQAASLDHAMWFHHPFNFNDWTLFAQDSPSASQGRGLVRGQMFSQDGKLLASVAQECLMRVRK from the coding sequence ATGCAGACGACTGAGAACCTCGCCGACATCCTGGACCTCGAACCGATCGAGGTGAACCTGTTCCGGGGCGTCAGCCCGAACGACGGATTTCCCCGCATCTTTGGCGGACTGGTGATCGCCCAGGCCCTGCTGGCCGCCTACAGGACGGTGCCGGACCGCATCTGCCATTCACTGCACGCCTATTTCATCCGCCCCGGCGATGTGACCGCGCCCGTCCTCTACGAAGTCGAACGGGCGCGTGACGGCGGCACCTTCACCACGCGCCGCGTCGCCGCCATCCAGCACGGCGAACAGATCTTCAATCTCGCCGCCTCCTTCCAGACGCCGGAAGAGGGCTTCGAGCACCAGTCGGAAATGCCCGACTCGGTCGATCCGGAGAGCCTGCCGACCGAAGCCGACTTCCTGCGCAGCCTGGGCGACCAGATCCATCCGAAGATGGTGGCGATCGCCGAGCGTCCGCGGCCGGTCGATATCCGCTGGATCGATCCGCAGAACCCGATCGCGCCGGTCAAGAAGTCCGGCACCAAGCAGGTCTGGATGCGCGCCAAGGCGCCGCTGGGCGACGATGTGAAGATGCAGCAGGCCGCCCTGGCCTACGCGTCGGACATGGCGTTCATGGAAAGCGCCCTGCGGCCGCACGGTCTGATCTGGACCACCCCCGGCATCCAGGCCGCCAGCCTGGACCACGCCATGTGGTTCCACCACCCGTTCAACTTCAACGACTGGACCCTGTTCGCCCAGGACAGCCCGAGCGCCTCGCAGGGGCGCGGCCTGGTGCGCGGCCAGATGTTCAGCCAGGACGGCAAGCTCTTGGCCTCGGTGGCGCAGGAATGCCTGATGCGGGTGCGGAAGTAG
- a CDS encoding type II toxin-antitoxin system PemK/MazF family toxin — MTLSYHPAPGAVLVCDYDTGFREPEMVKRRLCVVITPRLRRRDGLCTVVPLSTTVPHEPQDYHYALTFVRPLPKPWPGDRKWAKCDMLATVGYGRLSPIGIGRDAQGKRRYIYPHIDNDQLKSVRKAVLCALSLRELTIHL; from the coding sequence ATGACGCTGAGCTACCATCCCGCGCCAGGCGCTGTTCTGGTTTGCGACTACGATACCGGCTTCCGCGAGCCCGAAATGGTCAAGCGAAGGCTCTGCGTGGTGATTACGCCGCGTCTTCGTCGGCGTGACGGGCTTTGCACGGTCGTACCGCTCAGCACGACGGTTCCCCATGAGCCACAAGACTATCATTACGCGCTTACGTTCGTCCGTCCTCTGCCCAAGCCCTGGCCGGGCGATCGTAAGTGGGCGAAGTGCGACATGTTGGCGACCGTGGGATACGGCAGGCTTTCGCCTATCGGCATCGGTCGCGATGCGCAGGGCAAGCGCCGCTACATCTATCCCCACATCGACAATGATCAGCTGAAAAGCGTCAGGAAAGCCGTGCTTTGCGCCTTAAGCCTTCGTGAGTTGACAATCCACCTTTGA
- a CDS encoding NUDIX hydrolase, which produces MPDGKWRVTASRIVHKDRWVHLRADDCVTDEGAVIAPYYVLEYPDWVEVVALDADDNVLLVKQYRHALGGVSTELPAGGMDAHETDPVEAARRELLEETGCAGTLSLVGETRPNAGTHTNRTHIVLARDVVKVAEPQDEPSERIESLWVSCAEAIRMALAGEITVGMQAASLLRGLAAAGVAKIELA; this is translated from the coding sequence ATGCCGGACGGAAAGTGGCGGGTCACCGCCTCGCGCATCGTGCACAAGGACCGCTGGGTGCACCTGCGCGCCGACGACTGCGTGACCGACGAGGGCGCGGTGATCGCGCCTTACTATGTCCTGGAATATCCCGACTGGGTCGAGGTCGTCGCTCTGGACGCCGACGACAACGTCCTGCTGGTCAAGCAATACCGCCACGCTCTGGGCGGCGTCTCGACCGAATTACCGGCCGGCGGCATGGACGCGCACGAGACCGATCCCGTGGAAGCGGCCCGTCGTGAGCTGCTGGAGGAAACGGGCTGCGCGGGAACGCTCAGCCTCGTGGGTGAAACGCGGCCCAACGCAGGCACCCACACCAATCGCACGCATATTGTTCTCGCGCGGGATGTCGTGAAGGTGGCCGAGCCCCAGGATGAACCCAGCGAGCGTATCGAAAGCCTCTGGGTTTCCTGCGCCGAAGCGATCCGCATGGCCCTGGCGGGCGAGATCACCGTGGGCATGCAGGCCGCGTCCCTGCTGCGGGGTTTGGCGGCCGCCGGCGTGGCGAAGATCGAGCTCGCTTAA
- the rimM gene encoding ribosome maturation factor RimM (Essential for efficient processing of 16S rRNA): protein MAVSPDDPLILVGRVAGGFGVRGEVRIATYTEDPLSIAGFKMLKRQDGSTALTIASARKTKDGVVCRCPGVETKEAADALRGLRLYVPRSALPEPDEDEFYLTDLVGLTVRHIQTDQLLGRVKSVQNFGAGDILEITPDLGGPTWYLPFTRAAAPEVKIREGLVLADPPALVGEHEGPEEKGLDENEELGDRD from the coding sequence ATGGCTGTGTCTCCCGATGATCCGCTGATCCTGGTCGGCCGCGTGGCCGGCGGCTTTGGCGTGCGCGGCGAGGTGCGGATCGCGACCTATACCGAAGACCCGCTCAGCATCGCGGGCTTCAAGATGCTGAAGCGCCAGGATGGCTCGACCGCCCTCACCATCGCTTCGGCCCGCAAGACCAAGGACGGCGTGGTTTGCCGCTGTCCTGGTGTTGAAACCAAGGAAGCCGCCGACGCCCTGCGCGGCTTGCGGCTTTACGTCCCCCGCTCGGCCTTGCCAGAGCCGGACGAGGACGAATTCTACCTGACCGACCTCGTCGGTCTCACCGTTCGCCACATCCAGACCGACCAGTTGCTGGGCCGCGTGAAGAGCGTCCAGAACTTCGGGGCCGGCGACATTCTCGAGATCACGCCGGACCTGGGCGGCCCGACCTGGTATCTGCCGTTCACGCGGGCGGCTGCGCCCGAGGTCAAGATCAGGGAAGGTCTGGTCCTGGCTGACCCGCCGGCGCTCGTGGGCGAGCATGAGGGGCCAGAGGAAAAGGGCCTGGACGAAAACGAAGAGCTGGGCGACCGGGACTGA
- the rpsP gene encoding 30S ribosomal protein S16: MLKIRLARGGAKKRPYYSIVVADSHSPRDGRFIEKVGTYNPLLKKDDANRVTLKVESIQEWLKKGAQPTDRVARFLAAQGLTTWTAGNNPEKGKPGKKAQERLAERAQREEERKQAEADAKAAAEAEKAAAAEAAAAAAAAPAVEEAPAEEAPAAEAPAEEASEG, translated from the coding sequence ATGCTGAAGATCCGTCTCGCCCGTGGCGGCGCCAAGAAGCGTCCGTACTACTCGATCGTCGTCGCTGACAGCCACTCGCCGCGCGATGGCCGTTTCATCGAGAAGGTCGGCACCTACAACCCGCTCCTCAAGAAGGACGACGCCAACCGCGTCACCCTGAAGGTCGAGTCGATCCAAGAGTGGCTCAAGAAGGGCGCCCAGCCGACCGACCGCGTCGCTCGCTTCCTGGCCGCCCAAGGCCTGACCACCTGGACCGCCGGCAACAACCCGGAAAAGGGCAAGCCGGGCAAGAAGGCGCAAGAGCGTCTGGCCGAGCGCGCTCAGCGTGAAGAAGAGCGCAAGCAAGCCGAAGCCGACGCCAAGGCCGCCGCCGAAGCTGAAAAGGCCGCCGCTGCTGAAGCCGCCGCCGCTGCCGCTGCGGCTCCGGCCGTGGAAGAGGCTCCGGCTGAAGAAGCTCCGGCCGCTGAAGCTCCGGCTGAAGAAGCCTCGGAAGGCTAA